The following proteins are encoded in a genomic region of Streptomyces sp. NBC_01723:
- the pulA gene encoding pullulanase-type alpha-1,6-glucosidase: MIPRWPVPVARRTARVRRVAAVTVTALAAALLPPLAARADTPPAPPSDARLAKADARHDLTREQFYFVLPDRFANGDTRNDKGGLTGSRLATGYDPTDKGFYQGGDLKGLTDRLDYIKGMGTTAIWMAPLFKNQPVQGTGENASAGYHGYWITDFTQVDPHFGTNQDLKNLVSKAHAKGMKVFFDVITNHTADVVDYEEKSYDYLSKGAFPYLTEDGKPFDDADYADGDRGFPRVDTGSFPRTPTVPATKKNLKVPQWLNDPAMYHNRGDSTWAGESTTYGDFSGLDDLWTERPEVVSGMEKIYQRWVKDFAIDGFRIDTVKHVNMEFWTQWATALDAYAAKKGRDDFFMFGEVYSADTSVTSPYVTEGRLDSTLDFPFQDAARAYASQGGSAQKLASVFGDDYKYTTDKANAYEQVTFLGNHDMGRIGTFLGQDDPKATDAELLRKDRLANELMFLSRGNPVVYYGDEQGFTGAGGDKDARQPMFASRTADYLDDDQLGTDRTHAESAYDPNAPLYRQISTLAKLRKAHPALADGVQTERYAADGAGVYAFSRTDAARGTEYVVAFNNADEARTATFATGSADMTFRALYGTDDDARSGADKKVTVTVPAGSAVVLKAAARLAEPATKPTVTLTAPGPGATGTVELTADVAGGQLNRVVFAAQTGDGEWRTLGSADHAPYKVTHTVGEDTPAGTALRYKAVAVDSAGRTASAMAASTTGTPPVEEPPTAASRDHAIVHYKRADGNYEDWGLYAWGDLADGEATEWPDSHPFIGRDAYGAFAYVKLKPGAGEVDFLVVDKDGNKDVAADRTIDVTRTGEVWIEQGKEQVVTERPDLPAQDKTKAVLNYHRADGDYDGWGLHVWSGAANPTDWAKPLRPVRTDSYGAVFEVPLTEGATSLSYIIHKGDEKDLPTDQALDLTAHGHEVWLLSGQEKYLLPQPAGSAAAVDLATSKAVWIDRNTIAWNGAEGAASSQLLASRTGSVKAANGRLTGDDEATWLRLTKTALTDAQKAKYPHLKEYAAWSVDPRDRDRVREALRGQVVAAQRAATGAVLAATGVQIAGALDDLYAHDATGADLGATFRHGRPTLSLWAPTAQSVRLEIGDRTVRMRRDDDSGVWSVTGPRSWKGEAYRYAVTVWAPEAGEVVTNKVTDPYSLALTTDSERSLVVDLADRDLAPRGWTGYDKPEAVPLRDAQIQELHVRDFSVADRTADADHRGTYLAFTDKRSDGSKHLRELAEAGTSYVHLLPAFDIATIPEKKADQATVDCDLAALPADSDKQQECVARAAAEDAYNWGYDPYHYTVPEGSYATDPDGTARTVEFRKMVKALNDDGLRVVMDVVYNHTAASGQARTSVLDRIVPGYYQRLLADGSVANSTCCANTATENAMMGKLVVDSIVTWAKEYKVDGFRFDLMGHHPKANILAVREALDALTLKKDGVDGKKIILYGEGWNFGEVADDARFTQATQKNMAGTGVATFSDRARDAVRGGGPFDEDPGVQGFASGLFTDPNSAEANGTEAEQKARLLHYQDLIKVGLSGNLAGYRFTDTGGKEVKGSEVDYNGAPAGYAAAPGDALAYADAHDNESLFDALAFKLPKDTSAADRARMQVLAMATAALSQGPALSQAGTDLLRSKSLDRNSYDSGDWFNAVHWNCADGNGFGRGLPPAADNQDKWPYAKPLLGSVGVGCPQITGASAAYRDLLKIRTGEQDFSLATAGQVQSRLSFPLSGKDETPGVITMRLGDLVVVFNATPQEQRQRLSGSAGTGYRLHPAQASGADPVVRDAAYAKASGTFTVPARTVAVFTRAG, from the coding sequence GTGATACCCAGATGGCCGGTGCCTGTCGCGCGCCGCACCGCACGAGTGAGACGGGTCGCGGCGGTCACCGTGACCGCGCTCGCCGCAGCCCTCCTCCCGCCCCTGGCCGCGCGGGCCGACACCCCGCCCGCGCCCCCGTCCGACGCGAGGCTCGCGAAGGCGGACGCCCGGCACGACCTCACCCGGGAGCAGTTCTACTTCGTCCTGCCGGACCGTTTCGCCAACGGCGACACCCGCAACGACAAGGGCGGCCTGACCGGCTCCCGTCTCGCGACCGGCTACGACCCCACCGACAAGGGCTTCTACCAGGGCGGCGACCTCAAGGGCCTGACCGACCGGCTCGACTACATCAAGGGCATGGGCACCACCGCCATCTGGATGGCGCCCCTCTTCAAGAACCAGCCCGTGCAGGGCACGGGGGAGAACGCCTCGGCCGGCTACCACGGCTACTGGATCACCGACTTCACCCAGGTCGACCCGCACTTCGGCACCAACCAGGACCTCAAGAACCTCGTCTCCAAGGCGCACGCCAAGGGCATGAAGGTCTTCTTCGACGTCATCACCAACCACACCGCCGACGTCGTGGACTACGAGGAGAAGTCGTACGACTACCTCTCCAAGGGCGCCTTCCCCTACCTGACGGAGGACGGGAAGCCCTTCGACGACGCCGACTACGCGGACGGCGACCGCGGGTTCCCCCGCGTGGACACCGGCTCCTTCCCGCGCACACCGACCGTGCCCGCCACGAAGAAGAACCTCAAGGTTCCGCAGTGGCTCAACGACCCGGCGATGTACCACAACCGGGGCGACTCCACCTGGGCCGGCGAGTCCACCACGTACGGCGACTTCTCCGGCCTCGACGACCTGTGGACCGAGCGGCCCGAGGTCGTCAGCGGCATGGAGAAGATCTACCAGCGGTGGGTCAAGGACTTCGCCATCGACGGCTTCCGCATCGACACGGTCAAGCACGTCAACATGGAGTTCTGGACCCAGTGGGCGACCGCGCTGGACGCGTACGCCGCGAAGAAGGGCCGCGACGACTTCTTCATGTTCGGCGAGGTCTACTCCGCCGACACCTCCGTCACCTCCCCGTACGTCACCGAGGGCCGCCTGGACTCCACGCTGGACTTCCCCTTCCAGGACGCGGCCCGCGCGTACGCCTCCCAGGGCGGCAGCGCACAGAAGCTCGCCTCGGTCTTCGGCGACGACTACAAGTACACGACCGACAAGGCCAACGCGTACGAGCAGGTCACCTTCCTCGGCAACCACGACATGGGCCGCATCGGCACCTTCCTCGGGCAGGACGACCCGAAGGCCACCGACGCCGAACTGCTGAGGAAGGACCGGCTCGCCAACGAGCTGATGTTCCTCAGCCGCGGCAACCCGGTGGTCTACTACGGCGACGAGCAGGGCTTCACCGGCGCGGGCGGCGACAAGGACGCCCGCCAGCCGATGTTCGCCTCCCGCACCGCCGACTACCTGGACGACGACCAGCTCGGCACCGACCGCACCCACGCCGAATCGGCCTACGACCCGAACGCGCCGCTGTACCGGCAGATCAGCACCCTCGCCAAGCTGCGCAAGGCCCACCCCGCCCTCGCCGACGGCGTCCAGACCGAGCGCTACGCGGCCGACGGCGCCGGCGTCTACGCCTTCTCGCGCACCGACGCCGCACGCGGCACCGAGTACGTCGTCGCCTTCAACAACGCCGACGAGGCGAGGACGGCCACCTTCGCCACCGGCTCGGCGGACATGACCTTCCGCGCCCTCTACGGCACCGACGACGACGCCAGGTCCGGCGCCGACAAGAAGGTCACGGTCACCGTGCCCGCCGGGTCGGCCGTCGTCCTCAAGGCCGCGGCCCGGCTCGCCGAGCCCGCCACCAAGCCCACGGTCACCCTCACCGCCCCCGGCCCCGGCGCCACCGGCACCGTCGAACTGACCGCCGACGTCGCGGGCGGACAGCTCAACCGCGTCGTCTTCGCCGCCCAGACCGGCGACGGCGAGTGGCGCACCCTCGGCTCCGCCGACCACGCCCCCTACAAGGTCACCCACACCGTCGGCGAGGACACCCCGGCCGGGACCGCCCTGCGCTACAAGGCGGTCGCCGTCGACTCGGCGGGCCGCACCGCGAGCGCCATGGCCGCCTCGACGACCGGCACCCCGCCGGTCGAGGAGCCGCCCACCGCCGCCTCCCGCGACCACGCGATCGTCCACTACAAGCGGGCGGACGGGAACTACGAGGACTGGGGCCTGTACGCCTGGGGCGACCTCGCCGACGGTGAGGCCACCGAATGGCCGGACAGCCACCCCTTCATCGGCCGGGACGCCTACGGCGCCTTCGCCTACGTCAAGCTCAAGCCCGGCGCCGGCGAGGTCGACTTCCTCGTCGTCGACAAGGACGGCAACAAGGACGTCGCCGCCGACCGCACCATCGACGTCACCCGGACGGGCGAGGTCTGGATCGAGCAGGGCAAGGAGCAGGTCGTCACCGAACGGCCCGACCTCCCGGCCCAGGACAAGACCAAGGCCGTCCTCAACTACCACCGCGCCGACGGGGACTACGACGGCTGGGGCCTGCACGTCTGGAGCGGCGCCGCCAACCCCACCGACTGGGCGAAACCGCTCCGGCCGGTGAGGACCGACTCCTACGGCGCGGTCTTCGAGGTACCGCTCACCGAGGGCGCCACCAGCCTCAGCTACATCATCCACAAGGGCGACGAGAAGGACCTGCCCACCGACCAGGCCCTGGACCTCACCGCCCACGGCCACGAGGTGTGGCTGCTGAGCGGCCAGGAGAAGTACCTGCTGCCACAGCCCGCGGGTTCGGCGGCGGCCGTCGACCTCGCCACCTCCAAGGCGGTCTGGATCGACCGGAACACCATCGCCTGGAACGGTGCCGAGGGCGCCGCCTCCTCGCAGCTGCTCGCCTCCCGCACCGGCTCGGTCAAGGCCGCGAACGGCAGACTGACCGGCGACGACGAGGCCACCTGGCTCCGCCTCACGAAGACCGCCCTCACCGACGCCCAGAAGGCGAAGTACCCGCACCTGAAGGAGTACGCCGCCTGGTCGGTCGACCCGCGCGACCGCGACCGGGTCCGCGAGGCCCTGCGCGGCCAGGTCGTCGCCGCCCAGCGCGCCGCCACCGGCGCCGTCCTCGCGGCGACCGGCGTGCAGATCGCCGGCGCGCTGGACGACCTGTACGCGCACGACGCGACCGGGGCCGACCTCGGCGCCACCTTCCGGCACGGCCGCCCCACGCTCTCCCTGTGGGCGCCGACCGCGCAGAGCGTGCGGCTGGAGATCGGCGACCGCACGGTCCGGATGCGGCGCGACGACGACTCCGGCGTCTGGTCCGTCACCGGCCCCCGCTCCTGGAAGGGCGAGGCCTACCGGTACGCCGTGACGGTGTGGGCGCCCGAGGCGGGCGAGGTCGTCACCAACAAGGTCACCGACCCCTACTCGCTCGCCCTGACCACCGACTCCGAGCGCAGCCTCGTCGTCGACCTGGCCGACCGCGACCTCGCCCCGCGCGGCTGGACCGGCTACGACAAGCCCGAGGCCGTGCCGCTCAGGGACGCCCAGATCCAGGAACTGCACGTCCGTGACTTCTCCGTCGCGGACCGGACGGCGGACGCCGACCACCGGGGCACCTACCTCGCCTTCACCGACAAGCGGAGCGACGGCTCGAAGCACCTGCGCGAACTGGCCGAGGCCGGCACCTCGTACGTCCACCTGCTGCCGGCCTTCGACATCGCCACGATCCCCGAGAAGAAGGCCGACCAGGCCACCGTCGACTGCGACCTGGCCGCGCTGCCGGCCGACTCCGACAAGCAGCAGGAGTGCGTGGCCCGGGCCGCCGCCGAGGACGCCTACAACTGGGGCTACGACCCGTACCACTACACGGTGCCCGAGGGCTCCTACGCCACCGACCCGGACGGCACCGCCCGCACGGTCGAGTTCCGCAAGATGGTCAAGGCCCTCAACGACGACGGGCTGCGGGTCGTCATGGACGTCGTCTACAACCACACCGCGGCGAGCGGTCAGGCCAGGACGAGCGTCCTCGACCGGATCGTGCCCGGCTACTACCAGCGGCTCCTCGCCGACGGATCGGTCGCGAACAGCACCTGCTGCGCCAACACCGCCACCGAGAACGCCATGATGGGCAAGCTGGTCGTCGACTCGATCGTCACCTGGGCCAAGGAGTACAAGGTCGACGGCTTCCGCTTCGACCTCATGGGCCACCACCCGAAGGCCAACATCCTCGCCGTCCGCGAGGCCCTCGACGCGCTGACCCTCAAGAAGGACGGCGTCGACGGCAAGAAGATCATCCTGTACGGCGAGGGCTGGAACTTCGGCGAGGTCGCCGACGACGCACGCTTCACCCAGGCCACCCAGAAGAACATGGCCGGCACCGGCGTCGCCACCTTCTCCGACCGCGCCCGCGACGCCGTGCGCGGCGGCGGCCCCTTCGACGAGGACCCCGGCGTCCAGGGCTTCGCCTCGGGTCTGTTCACCGACCCCAACTCCGCGGAGGCCAACGGCACCGAGGCCGAGCAGAAGGCCCGCCTGCTGCACTACCAGGACCTGATCAAGGTCGGCCTCTCCGGGAACCTCGCGGGATACCGCTTCACCGACACCGGCGGCAAGGAGGTCAAGGGCTCCGAGGTCGACTACAACGGCGCCCCCGCCGGATACGCGGCGGCACCCGGCGACGCCCTCGCCTACGCCGACGCGCACGACAACGAGTCCCTGTTCGACGCGCTCGCCTTCAAGCTGCCGAAGGACACGTCCGCCGCCGACCGGGCCCGCATGCAGGTCCTCGCCATGGCGACCGCGGCGCTCTCGCAGGGCCCGGCGCTCTCCCAGGCGGGCACCGACCTGCTGCGCTCCAAGTCGCTGGACCGCAACTCCTACGACAGCGGGGACTGGTTCAACGCCGTCCACTGGAACTGCGCCGACGGCAACGGATTCGGACGCGGGCTGCCGCCGGCCGCCGACAACCAGGACAAGTGGCCGTACGCCAAGCCGCTCCTCGGCTCGGTCGGGGTCGGCTGCCCGCAGATCACGGGCGCCTCGGCCGCGTACCGGGACCTGCTGAAGATCCGCACGGGCGAGCAGGACTTCTCGCTCGCCACGGCGGGCCAGGTGCAGTCCCGGCTCTCCTTCCCGCTCTCCGGGAAGGACGAGACACCCGGCGTGATCACGATGCGCCTCGGTGACCTGGTGGTCGTCTTCAACGCCACCCCGCAGGAGCAGCGGCAGCGGCTGAGCGGCTCGGCCGGGACCGGCTACCGGCTGCACCCGGCCCAGGCGTCCGGAGCGGACCCGGTCGTCCGGGACGCCGCCTACGCGAAGGCGTCGGGGACCTTCACGGTCCCGGCGCGCACGGTGGCGGTCTTCACCCGCGCGGGCTAG